A region from the Pseudomonas promysalinigenes genome encodes:
- a CDS encoding STAS domain-containing protein, with the protein MAVETDFSQDGKKLTIKVKGRFDFGKHQEFRDAYERQPQKPDSVVVDLKDATYLDSSALGMLLLLRDHAGGDDSDVRVVHASSDVRKILAISNFEKLFDIS; encoded by the coding sequence ATGGCAGTCGAGACTGATTTTTCGCAGGACGGCAAAAAACTCACGATCAAGGTCAAGGGCCGTTTCGACTTCGGCAAGCATCAAGAATTTCGTGATGCCTACGAACGTCAACCGCAAAAGCCCGACTCTGTGGTGGTAGACCTCAAGGATGCTACCTACTTGGACAGCTCTGCGCTGGGCATGCTGCTGTTGCTGCGCGACCACGCCGGCGGTGACGATTCGGACGTGCGTGTGGTACATGCCAGTTCCGATGTTCGCAAGATCCTGGCCATCTCCAATTTCGAAAAATTGTTCGATATCAGTTGA
- the fliJ gene encoding flagellar export protein FliJ, which translates to MSLPGRAARLAPVVDMAEEAERKAAQRVGHFQQQVVQAQAKLAELESFREGYQAQWIDRGGQGVNGSWLLNYQRFLAQLETAMTQQRQSLIWHENNLKNARGTWQQAYARVEGLRKLVQRYMDEARRAEDKREQRLLDELSQRLPRQGHL; encoded by the coding sequence ATGAGCCTGCCCGGACGCGCTGCCCGCCTGGCCCCTGTGGTCGACATGGCCGAAGAGGCCGAACGCAAAGCTGCTCAGCGCGTGGGGCACTTCCAGCAGCAGGTGGTACAGGCCCAGGCCAAACTGGCTGAGCTGGAGTCGTTCCGCGAAGGCTATCAAGCGCAGTGGATCGACCGCGGCGGGCAGGGTGTGAACGGTAGCTGGCTGCTCAACTACCAGCGCTTTCTGGCCCAGCTGGAAACTGCCATGACCCAGCAGCGCCAGAGCCTGATCTGGCACGAAAACAACCTCAAAAACGCCCGAGGCACCTGGCAGCAGGCCTACGCTCGGGTCGAGGGCCTGCGCAAGCTGGTGCAGCGCTACATGGACGAGGCTCGCCGCGCCGAAGACAAGCGCGAGCAGCGGTTGCTGGATGAGTTGTCGCAGCGGTTGCCCAGGCAAGGTCATTTGTAG
- the fliI gene encoding flagellar protein export ATPase FliI has translation MRLDRTSFAKRLGGYADAITLPVQAVVEGRLLRMVGLTLEAEGLRAAVGGRCLVINDDSYHPVQVEAEVMGFAGNKVFLMPVGSIAGIAPGARVVPLDDSGRLPMGMSMLGRVLDGAGRALDGKGGMRAEDWVPMDGPIINPLNRDPISQPLDVGIRSINGLLTVGRGQRLGLFAGTGVGKSVLLGMMTRFTEADIIVVGLIGERGREVKEFIEHILGEEGLKRSVVVASPADDAPLMRLRAAMYCTRIAEYFRDKGKNVLLLMDSLTRFAQAQREIALAIGEPPATRGYPPSVFAKLPKLVERAGNGEPGGGSITAFYTVLSEGDDQQDPIADSARGVLDGHFVLSRRLAEEGHYPAIDIEASISRVMPQVVDADHLRQAQKFKQLWSRLSQSRDLISVGAYVAGGDPETDLAIALQPRLVDFLRQGLDENVGMQQSRSELAAIFTPPAKG, from the coding sequence ATGCGCCTTGACCGCACCAGCTTCGCCAAGCGCCTGGGCGGCTACGCCGACGCGATCACGCTGCCGGTGCAGGCGGTGGTCGAAGGCCGCCTGCTGCGCATGGTCGGCCTGACCCTTGAAGCCGAAGGCCTGCGTGCGGCGGTAGGTGGGCGCTGCCTGGTCATCAACGACGACAGCTACCACCCGGTGCAGGTCGAGGCCGAGGTGATGGGCTTTGCTGGCAACAAGGTATTCCTCATGCCGGTGGGCAGCATTGCCGGCATCGCGCCAGGGGCGCGGGTGGTACCACTGGACGACAGTGGTCGTTTGCCCATGGGCATGAGCATGCTTGGCCGCGTGCTCGACGGCGCCGGGCGCGCCCTCGATGGCAAGGGTGGCATGCGCGCAGAAGACTGGGTGCCGATGGATGGGCCGATCATCAACCCGCTTAATCGTGACCCAATCAGTCAGCCGCTGGATGTGGGCATTCGCAGTATCAATGGCCTGCTGACCGTCGGCCGTGGCCAGCGCCTGGGCCTGTTCGCCGGTACCGGTGTGGGCAAATCAGTGTTGCTGGGCATGATGACTCGCTTCACCGAGGCGGACATCATCGTGGTCGGGCTGATCGGCGAGAGGGGCCGGGAAGTCAAAGAGTTCATCGAGCACATCCTCGGCGAGGAAGGGCTCAAGCGGTCGGTGGTAGTCGCCTCGCCCGCTGACGACGCACCGCTGATGCGTCTGCGTGCAGCCATGTACTGCACCCGGATTGCCGAATATTTCCGTGATAAAGGCAAGAACGTCTTGCTGCTGATGGACTCATTGACCCGTTTCGCCCAAGCTCAGCGCGAAATCGCGTTGGCTATCGGCGAGCCCCCGGCTACCCGTGGCTACCCTCCATCGGTGTTCGCCAAACTGCCCAAACTGGTGGAGCGCGCCGGTAATGGTGAGCCCGGTGGCGGGTCGATCACCGCGTTCTACACCGTGCTTTCCGAAGGGGATGACCAGCAGGACCCTATTGCCGACTCGGCTCGGGGTGTGCTCGACGGTCACTTTGTGTTGTCCCGGCGGCTGGCCGAGGAAGGCCATTATCCGGCAATCGACATCGAAGCCTCGATCAGCCGGGTCATGCCCCAGGTGGTGGATGCCGACCACCTGCGCCAGGCGCAGAAGTTCAAGCAGCTGTGGTCACGGCTATCGCAAAGCCGCGACCTGATCAGCGTGGGTGCCTACGTCGCCGGTGGCGATCCGGAAACCGACCTGGCAATTGCTTTGCAGCCTCGGCTGGTCGACTTCCTGCGCCAGGGGCTGGATGAAAATGTCGGCATGCAGCAAAGCCGCAGCGAGCTGGCGGCGATCTTCACGCCTCCGGCCAAGGGCTGA
- the fliH gene encoding flagellar assembly protein FliH — protein MPSKESHPSDLIRARDLEGVDVWALPSFDPQPEPEPEPQVLEEEVEEVPLEEVQPLTLEELEAIRQEAYNEGFATGEREGFHSTQLKVRQEAEEALSAKLASLEQLMQHLMEPIAEQDTQIERSLVHLVAHMARQVIGRELRSDSSQITRVLREALKLLPMGADNIRIHLNPQDFEQALALRERHEERWKLLEDEALLPGGCRIETLHSRIDATMETRIDKAVAQLFDQLHDQALHPAAADLSVELDSNDAP, from the coding sequence ATGCCCAGCAAAGAATCCCACCCTAGCGATCTGATCCGCGCCCGCGACCTAGAGGGCGTGGACGTCTGGGCGCTGCCCAGCTTCGACCCGCAGCCTGAGCCTGAACCTGAGCCGCAAGTGCTCGAGGAAGAAGTCGAGGAAGTGCCGCTGGAGGAAGTTCAGCCACTGACCCTGGAAGAGCTCGAAGCAATCCGCCAGGAAGCCTACAACGAGGGCTTCGCCACCGGGGAGCGCGAGGGCTTTCACAGCACCCAACTGAAAGTGCGCCAGGAAGCCGAAGAAGCGCTCAGCGCCAAGCTGGCGAGCCTGGAGCAGTTGATGCAGCACCTGATGGAGCCGATCGCCGAACAGGACACGCAGATCGAACGCAGCCTGGTACACCTGGTCGCGCACATGGCGCGCCAGGTCATCGGCCGCGAACTGCGCAGCGACTCAAGCCAAATCACCCGTGTGCTGCGTGAAGCGCTGAAGCTGCTGCCGATGGGCGCCGACAATATTCGCATTCACCTCAACCCACAGGATTTCGAGCAAGCGCTGGCCCTGCGCGAGCGTCATGAGGAGCGCTGGAAGCTGCTTGAGGACGAAGCCTTGTTGCCCGGCGGTTGCCGGATCGAAACGCTGCACAGCCGCATCGATGCGACCATGGAAACACGTATCGACAAAGCTGTAGCGCAGCTGTTCGATCAGTTGCACGATCAGGCGCTGCACCCGGCGGCTGCGGACCTTTCGGTTGAGTTGGACAGCAACGATGCGCCTTGA
- the fliG gene encoding flagellar motor switch protein FliG, protein MSDNRAITAKLSRVDKAAILLLSLGETDAAQVLRHMGPKEVQRVGVAMAQMGNVHREQVEQVMSEFVEIVGDQTSLGVGSDGYIRKMLNQALGEDKANGLIDRILLGGNTSGLDSLKWMEPRAVADVIRYEHPQIQAIVVAYLDPDQAGEVLSNFDHKVRLDIILRVSSLNTVQPAALKELNQILEKQFSGNSNAARTTLGGIKRAADIMNFLDSSVEGALMDSIREIDNDLSEQIEDLMFVFNNLADVDDRGIQALLREVSSDVLVVSLKGADERVKDKIFKNMSKRASELLRDDLEAKGPVRVSDVETAQKEILTIARRMAEAGEIVLGGKGAEEMI, encoded by the coding sequence ATGAGTGACAATCGAGCCATTACCGCCAAGCTGAGCCGTGTCGACAAAGCCGCGATCCTGCTGCTGTCGCTCGGTGAAACCGATGCTGCGCAAGTGCTGCGGCACATGGGTCCCAAAGAAGTGCAACGGGTCGGTGTGGCCATGGCGCAAATGGGCAATGTGCACCGAGAGCAGGTCGAGCAGGTGATGAGCGAGTTCGTCGAAATCGTCGGCGACCAGACCAGCCTGGGCGTGGGCTCCGATGGCTATATCCGCAAGATGCTCAATCAGGCGCTTGGCGAGGACAAGGCCAACGGCCTGATCGATCGCATCCTGCTTGGTGGCAATACCAGTGGCCTGGACAGCCTCAAGTGGATGGAGCCGCGGGCCGTGGCCGACGTGATCCGCTACGAGCACCCGCAGATTCAGGCCATCGTGGTCGCATACCTGGACCCCGACCAGGCCGGTGAAGTGCTGAGCAACTTCGACCACAAAGTGCGCCTGGACATCATCCTGCGTGTCTCTTCGCTCAATACCGTGCAGCCTGCGGCCCTGAAGGAGCTGAACCAGATCCTCGAGAAGCAGTTCTCGGGCAACTCCAATGCCGCGCGCACCACCTTGGGTGGTATCAAGCGTGCCGCCGATATCATGAACTTCCTCGACAGCTCCGTGGAAGGCGCGCTGATGGATTCGATCCGCGAGATCGACAATGACCTGTCGGAGCAGATCGAAGACTTGATGTTCGTCTTCAACAACCTGGCCGACGTAGACGACCGTGGTATCCAGGCGCTGCTGCGTGAAGTATCGTCCGACGTGCTGGTGGTGTCGCTCAAAGGCGCGGACGAGCGGGTCAAGGACAAGATCTTCAAGAACATGTCCAAGCGTGCCTCGGAGCTTCTGCGCGACGACCTCGAAGCCAAGGGCCCGGTGCGGGTCAGTGATGTGGAGACGGCGCAGAAGGAAATCCTCACCATCGCCCGTCGCATGGCCGAGGCCGGCGAGATCGTGCTCGGTGGCAAAGGTGCCGAGGAAATGATTTAA